From the genome of Flavobacterium ovatum, one region includes:
- a CDS encoding type I phosphomannose isomerase catalytic subunit — MKLYPLQFEPILKERIWGGEKLKTVLNKSITSGVTGESWELSAVKGDVSVVSTGELKGKSLTELIDASPNEILGTEVYKRFGTDFPLLFKYLDAKQDLSIQVHPNDALAQERHNSFGKTEMWYIMQVDSDARIIVGFKEDSTAKEYVQNLENKTLLSILDTVEVKKGDVFFLETGTVHAIGAGLVVAEIQQTSDITYRLYDFDRVDAEGNTRQLHIDLALDAINYNKVDTYKDYTDRVNESNNIVDCKYFTTNSVPLDGEITINKTGESFTVYMCIDGEFEIIANNQKYTFKKGDTVLVPAGLKSYELSGKASLLEIYIS; from the coding sequence ATGAAGTTATATCCATTACAATTTGAACCCATCTTAAAAGAGAGGATCTGGGGAGGAGAGAAGTTGAAAACTGTCTTGAATAAATCAATTACTTCAGGTGTTACAGGGGAAAGTTGGGAATTGTCAGCTGTCAAAGGTGATGTAAGCGTTGTTTCGACTGGCGAATTAAAAGGGAAATCGCTTACAGAACTGATAGATGCAAGCCCAAACGAAATTTTAGGAACAGAAGTTTATAAAAGATTTGGTACAGATTTTCCTTTGTTGTTTAAATATCTAGATGCCAAACAAGATCTTTCGATACAAGTGCATCCAAATGATGCCTTAGCACAGGAAAGACATAACTCATTTGGGAAAACAGAGATGTGGTACATCATGCAAGTAGATAGTGATGCTCGTATAATTGTTGGGTTCAAAGAAGATTCAACTGCCAAGGAATATGTTCAGAATCTAGAAAACAAAACACTTTTGTCAATTCTAGATACTGTTGAGGTTAAAAAAGGTGATGTGTTTTTTCTAGAAACAGGTACGGTTCACGCCATTGGAGCAGGATTGGTAGTAGCTGAAATCCAACAAACCTCTGATATTACCTATCGTCTTTATGATTTTGACAGAGTAGATGCAGAAGGTAATACAAGACAATTGCATATCGATTTAGCGTTAGATGCGATAAACTATAACAAGGTCGATACTTATAAAGATTATACTGACAGAGTTAATGAGTCTAATAATATTGTAGACTGCAAGTATTTCACAACAAATTCAGTTCCGCTAGATGGTGAAATTACCATAAATAAAACAGGGGAAAGCTTTACAGTATATATGTGTATTGATGGAGAGTTTGAAATTATTGCTAACAATCAAAAGTATACCTTTAAAAAAGGAGATACTGTGCTTGTGCCTGCGGGTTTAAAAAGCTATGAACTAAGCGGAAAAGCTTCTCTTTTAGAAATTTACATTTCATAG